In the Paenibacillus pabuli genome, one interval contains:
- the purD gene encoding phosphoribosylamine--glycine ligase — translation MDILVVGGGGREHAIIWALAKSPKAGKIHCAPGNAGIAQLAECHLVAVNEFDKLKALAVELKVDLVVIGPDDPLADGIVDAFDSTGIPVFGPRRNAAEIEGSKTFMKDLLQKYNIPTAAYEKFDNYEQAQAYLNAQSIPVVIKADGLAAGKGVTVAYSREEADQALRSIMVEKVFGEAGAKVIIEEFLAGQEMSILAFVDGETVRPMAAAQDHKPVYDDDKGPNTGGMGTYSPLPHIPNSIIEEAVETIIKPTAKAMVSEGRPFRGVLFAGLMISPDGKPKTIEFNARFGDPETQVVLPRLKTDLLDIFWATVHGKLADLEIEWSEEAAVCVVLASGGYPGPYAKGVAIEGLDQVSDAVVFHAGTARSESGEWVTNGGRILGVVGLGADIAEARNKAYAEAERIRFEGKHQRSDIAAKALV, via the coding sequence ATGGATATTCTGGTAGTGGGCGGCGGCGGCCGGGAGCATGCGATTATCTGGGCACTGGCGAAAAGTCCGAAGGCGGGTAAGATTCACTGTGCGCCAGGAAATGCAGGCATTGCACAGCTTGCCGAATGTCACCTGGTGGCAGTGAATGAATTCGATAAATTAAAGGCCCTTGCCGTGGAACTGAAGGTGGATCTTGTGGTCATTGGTCCGGATGATCCGCTGGCTGACGGGATTGTGGATGCATTTGATTCCACAGGCATTCCGGTCTTTGGGCCTCGTCGCAATGCAGCGGAGATTGAAGGAAGCAAAACATTCATGAAGGATCTGCTGCAGAAGTACAACATCCCAACGGCAGCCTATGAGAAATTCGACAATTACGAGCAGGCTCAGGCTTATCTGAATGCACAGTCAATTCCCGTGGTCATCAAGGCTGATGGTCTGGCAGCCGGTAAAGGCGTAACGGTCGCTTATTCCCGCGAGGAAGCGGATCAGGCACTACGCAGTATTATGGTGGAGAAAGTATTCGGGGAAGCAGGAGCCAAAGTCATTATTGAAGAGTTTCTGGCAGGGCAGGAAATGTCCATTCTGGCATTTGTCGACGGCGAGACGGTTCGTCCAATGGCCGCTGCACAGGATCATAAGCCTGTTTACGACGATGACAAGGGGCCTAACACGGGTGGTATGGGTACATACTCACCACTGCCACATATCCCGAATTCAATTATCGAAGAGGCTGTTGAAACGATTATCAAGCCAACGGCCAAAGCCATGGTATCCGAAGGACGTCCATTCCGCGGCGTACTGTTTGCAGGACTCATGATCTCACCGGACGGCAAACCCAAAACGATTGAATTCAACGCTCGTTTTGGTGATCCCGAGACGCAGGTTGTACTTCCGCGCCTCAAAACGGATCTGCTCGACATTTTCTGGGCCACCGTGCATGGCAAACTGGCAGACCTGGAGATCGAGTGGAGCGAAGAGGCTGCCGTATGCGTGGTCCTTGCATCGGGAGGGTATCCGGGGCCGTATGCAAAAGGCGTAGCCATTGAAGGTCTGGATCAGGTCAGCGATGCTGTCGTCTTCCACGCAGGAACGGCACGCAGCGAATCCGGAGAATGGGTCACGAATGGTGGACGTATTCTTGGGGTTGTGGGTCTTGGAGCCGATATTGCCGAAGCTAGAAACAAGGCTTATGCCGAGGCGGAACGTATCCGTTTCGAAGGTAAGCATCAGCGATCTGACATTGCTGCCAAAGCTTTGGTGTAA
- the purH gene encoding bifunctional phosphoribosylaminoimidazolecarboxamide formyltransferase/IMP cyclohydrolase produces the protein MSIKRALVSVWDKTGIVDFCRELSQMGVEIISTGGTSSLLSKEGVPVIGISDVTGFPEIMDGRVKTLHPAVHGGLLAVRDSEDHKRQMEENGLDYIDLVVVNLYPFQDTIAKPDVTYEDAIENIDIGGPTMLRSAAKNHAFVSVVVDTADYGKVLEEVRSSGDTTLETRKRLAAKVFRHTAAYDAVISDYLSNLNGDPLPERLTVTYEKIQDLRYGENPHQQAAFYRKPLAAQDTLTTAEQLHGKELSYNNINDANAALQIVKEFVEPAVVAVKHMNPCGVGIGESIYEAYSKAYAADPTSIFGGIVAANRIIDSDTAAKLSEIFLEIVLAPDFTQEALDILTKKKNIRLLKTGELNAARNRASQFAVTSIDGGMIVQQSDVHSIEASELKVVTDRAPSEEELKQLLFGWKVVKHVKSNAIVLAANDMTVGVGAGQMNRVGAAKIAIEQAGEQAKGAILASDAFFPMGDTLELAAKAGITAVIQPGGSIKDEESIKVANEYGIAMVFTGVRHFKH, from the coding sequence GTGAGTATCAAAAGAGCTTTGGTCAGTGTGTGGGATAAAACAGGCATCGTGGACTTTTGCCGCGAGCTGTCGCAAATGGGAGTGGAGATTATTTCGACAGGAGGTACAAGCAGCCTGTTGTCGAAGGAAGGCGTACCTGTGATCGGGATTTCGGATGTGACCGGATTCCCGGAAATTATGGACGGACGTGTCAAAACTCTGCATCCAGCCGTTCATGGCGGTTTGCTGGCTGTACGTGACAGTGAAGATCATAAACGCCAGATGGAAGAGAATGGACTGGATTATATCGATTTGGTAGTCGTAAACCTATACCCATTCCAGGACACCATTGCGAAGCCGGATGTAACCTATGAAGATGCAATTGAGAACATCGATATCGGTGGTCCTACCATGCTTCGTTCTGCAGCCAAGAACCATGCTTTTGTTAGTGTTGTTGTCGACACAGCAGACTATGGCAAAGTGCTGGAGGAAGTTCGCAGCAGTGGGGATACCACGCTGGAAACACGCAAACGGCTTGCGGCAAAAGTTTTCCGTCATACGGCGGCTTACGATGCGGTTATCTCTGACTATCTCTCCAACCTGAATGGTGATCCACTGCCAGAGCGTCTGACGGTGACTTACGAAAAAATCCAGGATTTGCGCTACGGCGAAAATCCGCATCAACAAGCGGCATTCTATCGTAAACCGCTTGCTGCTCAAGATACATTGACAACAGCCGAGCAATTGCACGGCAAAGAGTTGTCTTACAATAACATCAACGATGCCAACGCAGCATTGCAGATCGTCAAGGAATTTGTAGAGCCTGCTGTTGTTGCCGTTAAGCACATGAACCCTTGCGGGGTTGGCATTGGCGAAAGCATCTATGAAGCTTACAGCAAAGCGTATGCTGCTGATCCAACGTCCATCTTTGGCGGTATTGTAGCAGCCAACCGGATTATTGACAGCGACACAGCTGCCAAACTGAGCGAGATTTTCCTGGAGATCGTGCTGGCTCCTGATTTTACGCAAGAGGCACTGGACATCCTGACGAAGAAGAAAAACATTCGTTTGCTCAAAACGGGTGAGTTGAACGCAGCTCGTAACCGGGCGAGCCAATTCGCAGTGACTTCCATTGACGGCGGCATGATCGTACAACAGAGCGATGTGCATTCCATTGAAGCGAGTGAACTGAAGGTCGTTACAGATCGTGCACCTTCCGAAGAAGAGTTGAAACAGCTCCTCTTTGGCTGGAAAGTAGTTAAGCACGTGAAATCCAATGCGATCGTGCTTGCGGCGAATGACATGACCGTTGGTGTGGGCGCTGGACAAATGAACCGCGTTGGTGCAGCCAAAATTGCCATTGAACAAGCTGGCGAGCAAGCAAAGGGTGCTATTCTGGCATCTGATGCATTCTTCCCGATGGGCGATACGCTGGAACTGGCAGCGAAGGCAGGAATTACAGCTGTTATCCAACCAGGCGGTTCCATTAAGGACGAAGAGTCCATCAAAGTAGCGAATGAGTATGGTATTGCCATGGTCTTCACAGGCGTTCGTCATTTCAAACACTAA
- the purN gene encoding phosphoribosylglycinamide formyltransferase: MANYRIAVFASGEGSNFQALVDAAKNGGLDASVDLLVCDKPAARVVQRAKDAGVDCHLFTPKNYDSREAYEAEIVEVLESKNIDLVVLAGYMRLLTSVVVDRYAGRLINIHPSLLPAFAGKDAIGQALEYGVKITGVTVHFVDGGMDTGPIIAQHPVPILPGDTAESISRSIHAAEQQLYPEVVSWFAQGLVKLEGRQVTVRKLD; encoded by the coding sequence ATGGCGAACTACCGAATTGCCGTATTTGCCTCTGGTGAAGGGTCGAACTTTCAGGCATTGGTGGATGCAGCAAAAAACGGAGGGTTGGATGCATCCGTAGACTTGCTGGTCTGTGATAAACCGGCTGCACGTGTTGTGCAGCGGGCCAAGGATGCAGGCGTGGATTGCCATCTGTTTACTCCGAAGAATTATGATTCCCGCGAGGCCTACGAGGCCGAGATCGTGGAAGTGCTTGAATCCAAAAACATTGACTTGGTTGTTCTTGCCGGATACATGAGATTGCTGACTTCAGTCGTAGTGGATCGGTACGCAGGACGGTTGATTAACATCCATCCATCCTTGCTTCCCGCATTTGCTGGCAAGGATGCAATCGGACAGGCATTGGAGTATGGCGTGAAAATTACCGGGGTAACCGTGCACTTTGTGGATGGCGGTATGGACACCGGGCCGATCATTGCCCAGCATCCTGTGCCGATTCTGCCTGGGGATACGGCGGAATCGATCAGCCGTTCCATTCATGCGGCGGAACAGCAGTTGTACCCGGAGGTTGTTTCCTGGTTTGCTCAGGGACTGGTCAAGTTGGAAGGCCGTCAGGTTACAGTGCGGAAATTGGATTGA
- the purM gene encoding phosphoribosylformylglycinamidine cyclo-ligase yields MSEAYKKAGVDIAAGNEAVERMKKHVKRTFRPEVMTDLGGFGALFGLNKDKYDEPVLVSGTDGVGTKLKIAFAMDRHDTIGIDAVAMCVNDIVVQGAEPLFFLDYLACDKVIPEKIEAIVAGIAEGCHQSGCALIGGETAEMPGMYSEGEYDIAGFTVGIVDKAKIINGTTISPGDTVIGLASSGVHSNGFSLVRRLLLEEAGLDLHEEVAELGGKLGDALLEPTKIYVKPLLSLLEKVNVKGMAHITGGGFIENIPRMLPSSVNVNIDYGSWPILPIFNLLQEKGSVSNRDMFTTFNMGIGLVLVVNEADASEALEQLKASGEEAYIIGRVTEGDARVTFTGADV; encoded by the coding sequence GTGTCAGAAGCATATAAAAAGGCCGGCGTCGATATCGCGGCAGGTAATGAAGCGGTTGAACGGATGAAAAAACACGTGAAGCGTACCTTCCGTCCGGAAGTGATGACAGATCTGGGCGGATTCGGGGCCCTCTTCGGTTTGAACAAAGACAAATATGATGAGCCGGTGCTCGTTTCCGGCACTGACGGCGTAGGAACCAAGCTGAAAATCGCGTTTGCCATGGACCGTCACGATACCATTGGAATCGACGCTGTGGCCATGTGTGTGAACGACATTGTGGTGCAGGGCGCGGAGCCGCTCTTTTTCCTTGACTACCTGGCATGTGACAAAGTCATCCCCGAGAAGATCGAAGCCATCGTTGCCGGAATCGCTGAAGGATGTCACCAGTCCGGATGTGCGCTGATTGGCGGAGAAACGGCTGAAATGCCGGGCATGTACAGCGAAGGGGAATACGATATTGCCGGATTTACAGTGGGGATCGTGGACAAAGCCAAAATCATCAACGGTACGACCATCTCTCCAGGTGACACGGTGATTGGACTGGCTTCCAGCGGTGTACACAGCAACGGATTCTCGTTGGTGCGCAGACTTTTGCTGGAAGAGGCCGGGTTGGATCTGCATGAGGAAGTAGCTGAGCTGGGCGGCAAGCTGGGTGATGCACTTCTGGAGCCAACGAAAATTTATGTAAAACCACTCCTGTCCTTGCTGGAAAAGGTCAACGTCAAAGGCATGGCTCATATTACGGGTGGCGGCTTTATCGAGAACATCCCACGGATGCTGCCGAGCAGCGTCAATGTAAATATCGATTACGGCTCCTGGCCGATCCTGCCGATCTTCAACCTGCTGCAGGAAAAAGGATCGGTCTCGAACCGGGATATGTTCACCACGTTTAACATGGGGATCGGACTTGTGCTGGTCGTGAACGAAGCAGACGCGAGTGAAGCTCTGGAACAGCTGAAAGCCTCTGGTGAAGAAGCGTACATCATTGGACGTGTGACTGAAGGAGATGCGCGAGTAACCTTCACAGGAGCGGATGTTTAA
- a CDS encoding immunity 26/phosphotriesterase HocA family protein, with translation MGRKSYNEGDIFLIPMHDGRFAVCQIVCALRGRFKKAFSFGVMSIQRDETLSLEDRDFLVYSYMQRKSSVIFTSPALLRDGTWRIIGNLPMTPAKKELQVFQCAGSLYDGDEFIRMIPPVEYSLYITLGVAGFELVQNHLLEMSKN, from the coding sequence ATGGGAAGGAAAAGCTATAATGAGGGCGATATTTTTCTGATCCCGATGCATGATGGACGGTTTGCCGTGTGTCAGATTGTATGTGCGCTGCGAGGCCGCTTCAAAAAGGCGTTTTCGTTCGGCGTGATGAGCATTCAGCGTGACGAAACCTTAAGTTTGGAAGATCGCGATTTTCTTGTCTATTCTTACATGCAGCGCAAGAGCAGCGTGATCTTCACCTCACCAGCACTTCTGAGAGATGGAACATGGAGAATTATCGGTAACCTCCCGATGACACCTGCGAAGAAGGAACTGCAAGTATTCCAGTGCGCCGGGAGTTTGTATGACGGAGACGAATTCATTCGGATGATTCCACCAGTAGAGTACAGCCTGTACATTACACTGGGTGTAGCTGGATTTGAATTGGTACAGAATCATCTTTTAGAGATGAGCAAAAATTAA
- the purF gene encoding amidophosphoribosyltransferase gives MSHELTTGQWWTGDYYNEGSGKEGLDKLKEECGVFGVFRHPDAASLSYYGLHALQHRGEESAGMCVSDGTQFNYHRGMGLVKEVFTKDLMQTLSGDISIGHVRYSTSGDSKLTNAQPLVFKYRDGDLAVATNGNIVNAPTIRRELEQSGSIFQTTSDTEVIAHLIARSSKGLVEAAKDAFQRIVGGYAFLIMTNDKLLVASDPHGLRPLTMGKLGDAYLFASETCALETIGAELIRDIEPGELLVLDADGLHEDRFDHHKHRKALCAMEYIYFARPDSDMNGSNQHAARKRMGGRMAIESFVDADLVTGVPDSSISAAIGYAEQTGIPYEMGMIKNKYTGRTFIQPSQELREQGVKMKLSAVRRVVEGKRVVMIDDSIVRGTTSRRIVNMLRDAGATEVHVRITSPPFKNPCFYGIDTPDSRELIASQLSVEEICREINADSLAFLSPDGLIASIQGDNQDDYKGGLCLACFDNDYPTNLDFGGEEKFGCSC, from the coding sequence ATGTCTCATGAACTGACGACAGGACAGTGGTGGACAGGCGATTATTATAACGAAGGGTCCGGTAAGGAAGGACTCGATAAACTGAAGGAAGAATGTGGCGTATTCGGGGTATTCAGACACCCTGATGCTGCTTCGCTCTCCTATTATGGACTGCATGCGCTTCAACATCGGGGCGAAGAAAGTGCAGGCATGTGTGTGAGTGATGGTACTCAGTTTAACTACCATCGTGGTATGGGTCTGGTGAAGGAAGTCTTCACCAAAGACCTGATGCAGACCTTGTCTGGTGATATTTCCATCGGTCACGTTCGGTATTCCACGAGCGGGGACAGTAAACTGACCAATGCACAACCCCTGGTTTTCAAGTATCGTGACGGGGACTTGGCTGTTGCCACGAACGGGAATATCGTGAATGCACCAACGATTCGCCGTGAGCTGGAACAGAGCGGGTCGATCTTCCAAACAACTAGCGATACGGAAGTTATTGCGCATTTGATTGCACGTTCATCGAAGGGTTTAGTGGAAGCAGCAAAAGATGCATTCCAGCGGATTGTGGGTGGTTATGCATTTCTGATCATGACCAACGACAAGCTGCTGGTGGCTTCCGATCCGCACGGGTTGCGTCCGCTGACGATGGGCAAGCTCGGAGATGCATATCTGTTCGCATCCGAGACGTGTGCACTCGAAACGATCGGCGCAGAATTGATTCGCGATATTGAACCTGGTGAACTGCTGGTGCTTGACGCAGATGGTCTGCACGAGGATCGCTTCGATCATCACAAACACCGCAAGGCACTGTGTGCAATGGAATATATTTATTTTGCCCGTCCGGATAGTGACATGAACGGGTCCAACCAGCATGCTGCCCGGAAGCGGATGGGTGGACGCATGGCGATTGAATCATTCGTGGATGCCGATCTGGTAACAGGTGTACCGGACTCCAGTATTTCCGCGGCAATAGGATACGCTGAGCAAACCGGGATTCCGTATGAAATGGGCATGATCAAGAACAAATACACCGGACGTACGTTTATCCAGCCTAGTCAGGAATTGCGTGAACAGGGCGTGAAGATGAAGCTGAGCGCGGTGCGCCGCGTCGTAGAAGGCAAACGCGTTGTCATGATTGATGATTCTATCGTACGGGGGACGACTTCCCGCCGGATCGTGAACATGCTGCGTGATGCCGGAGCAACGGAAGTTCATGTGCGCATTACATCGCCACCTTTCAAAAACCCGTGTTTCTATGGCATCGATACGCCTGACAGCCGTGAATTGATCGCCTCACAGCTGTCGGTGGAAGAAATTTGCCGTGAAATCAATGCGGACTCTCTGGCGTTCCTCAGTCCTGATGGACTGATTGCATCGATTCAGGGAGATAATCAGGATGATTACAAAGGCGGGCTCTGCCTCGCTTGTTTCGATAATGATTACCCAACCAACCTTGACTTCGGCGGCGAAGAGAAATTCGGCTGTAGCTGTTAG
- the purL gene encoding phosphoribosylformylglycinamidine synthase subunit PurL codes for MTQQLSGKEPTAEQVAEHKLYAQMGVSDSEYELICEFMGRKPNYTEIGVFSVMWSEHCAYKNSKPLLRRFPTSGPRVLMGPGEGAGIVDIGDNQAVVFKIESHNHPSAVEPYQGAATGVGGIIRDIFSMGARPVALLNSLRFGKLESDRVKYLFEHVVSGIAGYGNCIGIPTVAGEVMFDESYEGNPLVNAMCVGLIDHDKIQRGVAKGVGNPVYYVGPPTGRDGIHGATFASVELTEESESKKTAVQVGDPFMEKLVMESCLELIDTGIVLGIQDMGAAGLTCSSAEMASKAGNGLELYLDQVPQREEGMTPYEMMLSESQERMLFVVEPKDEAQAMEIFERWGVICAKVGKVTDDGRLKLYHHGEVVGDMPVTALVDECPVYNKPSSVPAYYEQSASIDTLRYDEVSDLGGALKQVLASPTVASKKWVYDQYDYMVRTSTAVRPGSDAAVVTIRGTRKGLAMTTDCNGRYVYLDPEVGGRIAVSEAARNIVCSGAEPLAITDNLNFGNPEKPDIFWQMEKAVDGMAEACRVLDTPVIGGNVSLYNENAKGSIYPTPVVGMVGLVHDTDHITTQGFKSEGDVIILLGETKAELGGSELQYAVHGKTEGRPPQLDLNTEKALLSTVLEAIQSGLVRSAHDLSEGGLAVALAESCISGNVGAQVNVETALRADHALFSESQSRVLLSASPEQAGKLEAFVRERGVPVAVIGRVEGSNLTIELNGTSAVNEPVGGLAQVWEDAIPCLMN; via the coding sequence ATGACGCAGCAGCTATCCGGTAAGGAACCGACGGCAGAACAGGTCGCAGAACATAAACTTTACGCACAAATGGGCGTGTCGGACAGCGAGTATGAGCTGATCTGTGAATTCATGGGACGCAAGCCGAACTACACGGAAATTGGTGTATTTAGCGTTATGTGGTCCGAGCACTGTGCATACAAAAACTCCAAGCCGTTGTTGCGCCGTTTTCCAACCAGTGGACCGCGTGTCCTGATGGGACCGGGTGAAGGTGCCGGGATTGTAGATATCGGCGATAACCAGGCTGTTGTTTTCAAAATTGAAAGCCATAACCACCCTTCCGCTGTAGAGCCTTATCAAGGTGCAGCAACAGGTGTAGGCGGCATCATCCGTGATATTTTCTCCATGGGTGCAAGACCGGTAGCCCTGTTGAACTCACTTCGTTTCGGCAAGCTGGAGAGCGACCGCGTGAAATACCTGTTTGAACATGTCGTATCCGGTATTGCCGGTTATGGTAACTGTATCGGGATTCCAACGGTAGCCGGGGAAGTGATGTTCGACGAAAGTTATGAAGGCAATCCACTCGTAAATGCGATGTGCGTAGGCTTGATTGATCATGACAAGATCCAGCGCGGTGTAGCCAAGGGTGTAGGAAACCCGGTGTACTACGTTGGTCCTCCAACTGGCCGCGATGGAATACATGGCGCAACATTTGCATCGGTAGAACTGACGGAAGAATCCGAATCCAAGAAGACAGCGGTTCAAGTCGGCGACCCGTTCATGGAGAAACTCGTGATGGAGTCCTGCCTTGAACTGATCGACACAGGCATTGTGCTTGGTATTCAGGATATGGGTGCTGCTGGCCTGACATGCTCCAGTGCGGAGATGGCAAGTAAAGCGGGTAACGGTCTGGAGCTGTATCTGGATCAGGTACCACAGCGTGAAGAAGGCATGACGCCTTATGAGATGATGCTATCCGAGTCTCAGGAACGGATGCTGTTCGTGGTTGAGCCGAAGGATGAAGCCCAAGCGATGGAGATTTTTGAACGTTGGGGCGTGATCTGTGCGAAAGTCGGTAAAGTTACCGATGACGGACGTCTGAAGCTGTACCACCACGGCGAAGTGGTTGGGGACATGCCAGTAACGGCATTGGTGGACGAGTGTCCGGTGTACAACAAGCCATCTTCTGTGCCGGCTTACTACGAGCAAAGCGCTTCAATCGACACCCTGCGTTACGATGAAGTGTCGGATCTCGGCGGAGCGTTGAAACAGGTATTGGCTTCGCCAACGGTTGCAAGCAAGAAGTGGGTTTACGATCAATACGACTACATGGTTCGTACAAGTACAGCCGTTCGTCCGGGTTCGGATGCAGCCGTGGTAACGATTCGCGGAACACGCAAAGGTCTGGCAATGACAACGGACTGTAACGGACGTTACGTTTATTTGGATCCTGAAGTGGGTGGCCGGATTGCAGTTAGTGAAGCGGCTCGCAATATTGTATGTTCCGGTGCAGAGCCACTGGCGATTACGGATAACCTGAACTTCGGTAACCCGGAGAAGCCGGATATTTTCTGGCAGATGGAAAAAGCGGTAGACGGTATGGCGGAAGCTTGCCGCGTGCTGGATACACCGGTTATTGGTGGTAACGTGAGTCTGTATAACGAAAACGCCAAAGGCTCGATCTATCCAACGCCAGTGGTCGGTATGGTAGGTCTCGTTCATGATACGGATCATATCACGACCCAAGGATTCAAATCCGAAGGCGATGTGATCATCCTCCTCGGGGAGACCAAAGCGGAGCTGGGCGGCAGCGAGCTGCAATACGCAGTTCACGGCAAAACGGAAGGCCGTCCGCCGCAGCTTGATCTGAACACCGAGAAGGCGCTGCTCAGTACTGTACTTGAAGCGATCCAATCCGGACTTGTTCGCTCGGCGCATGACTTGTCTGAAGGCGGTTTGGCTGTGGCATTGGCAGAATCCTGCATCAGCGGCAACGTTGGTGCACAGGTGAATGTGGAAACTGCACTGCGTGCGGATCATGCACTCTTCAGTGAGAGCCAATCCCGCGTTCTGCTGTCCGCTTCGCCGGAGCAAGCAGGCAAACTTGAAGCTTTTGTACGTGAGCGCGGTGTACCTGTAGCTGTTATTGGACGTGTGGAAGGAAGCAACTTGACGATCGAATTGAACGGAACATCAGCCGTGAACGAACCCGTAGGAGGTTTGGCTCAGGTCTGGGAGGATGCGATTCCATGTCTCATGAACTGA
- the purQ gene encoding phosphoribosylformylglycinamidine synthase subunit PurQ, whose translation MKFAVLVFPGSNCDIDCYKAVEDAIGQEVDYVWHTATDLSAYDCILVPGGFSYGDYLRCGAISRFAPVMNEVAKAAEQGKYILGICNGFQILTEAGLLPGALIRNMSLKFRCHDTVLKVTNADTPFTRDYAPGEEIIIPIAHGEGNYYCDEETLASLQANNQIVFTYGSNPNGSLGDIAGICNEGGNVVGMMPHPERAVDSLLGSEDGKRMFTSILKAWRDRHDAAAIR comes from the coding sequence ATGAAATTTGCAGTTCTTGTGTTTCCTGGCTCCAACTGCGACATTGACTGTTACAAGGCAGTGGAAGATGCCATTGGGCAAGAGGTTGATTATGTATGGCACACGGCAACGGATCTTTCGGCATATGACTGTATCCTGGTTCCGGGTGGCTTCTCCTATGGAGACTACTTGCGTTGTGGGGCGATTTCCCGCTTCGCACCTGTAATGAATGAGGTAGCCAAAGCTGCTGAACAAGGCAAATATATCCTTGGAATCTGCAACGGATTCCAGATCCTGACCGAAGCTGGATTGCTTCCGGGGGCGTTGATCCGCAATATGTCACTGAAATTCCGTTGTCATGATACGGTATTGAAAGTAACGAATGCAGATACGCCATTTACACGTGACTATGCACCTGGGGAAGAAATTATCATCCCGATTGCTCATGGTGAAGGCAATTATTACTGCGATGAGGAGACGCTCGCGAGTTTGCAGGCGAACAACCAGATCGTATTTACGTATGGCAGCAACCCGAATGGTTCCCTAGGCGATATCGCAGGAATCTGTAATGAGGGCGGAAACGTGGTCGGCATGATGCCGCATCCGGAGCGTGCGGTGGATTCACTGCTGGGCTCGGAAGACGGCAAACGTATGTTTACATCTATTTTGAAAGCATGGAGGGATCGGCATGACGCAGCAGCTATCCGGTAA
- the purS gene encoding phosphoribosylformylglycinamidine synthase subunit PurS yields MIKATVYVTIKQSVLDPQGVAVQGALHSMGFNEVESVRIGKVMELNLDTTDRAEAEKRLTVMCEKLLANTVVEDYRYELEG; encoded by the coding sequence ATGATCAAAGCAACCGTCTATGTCACTATTAAGCAAAGCGTACTCGACCCGCAAGGAGTAGCCGTTCAAGGCGCCCTGCACTCGATGGGATTCAATGAAGTGGAAAGTGTACGGATCGGTAAAGTCATGGAACTGAACCTGGATACAACTGATCGCGCAGAAGCGGAAAAACGTTTGACTGTCATGTGCGAGAAGCTGCTGGCCAACACCGTTGTTGAAGATTACCGCTACGAATTGGAGGGTTAA
- a CDS encoding phosphoribosylaminoimidazolesuccinocarboxamide synthase: MALSTAADLVKVPLLYKGKVRELYDLGEHFLIVVTDRISAFDYVLDPAVPEKGNVLNKLSSFWFELTSKMMDNHVVHTDVNLLGDLIVDPELLKDRIMVTRKAERIDIECVVRGYITGGGWRQYEKSGEVNGIKLPEGLRKNAKLESPIFTPAAKNDVGHDEDIPMDRMKELVGDELAIELQEKSLRLYEFARDYCDQRGIILADCKFEFGIVDGKVILIDEIFTPDASRFWAKENYALDIEIDSMDKEPVRTYLAGTDWDKNSKPDPLPQAVVEATTARYVDIYNRLTEK; this comes from the coding sequence ATGGCACTGTCCACAGCGGCAGATCTCGTTAAAGTACCTCTGTTATATAAAGGAAAAGTACGTGAATTGTACGACCTGGGGGAACATTTTCTGATTGTGGTCACGGACCGGATTTCAGCCTTTGACTACGTTTTGGACCCGGCGGTGCCCGAGAAGGGCAATGTGCTGAATAAACTCAGCAGCTTCTGGTTTGAACTGACGAGCAAAATGATGGACAACCACGTGGTTCATACGGACGTGAACCTTCTCGGTGATCTGATCGTTGACCCGGAACTTCTGAAAGATCGCATCATGGTAACACGCAAAGCCGAACGCATTGATATCGAATGTGTCGTGCGCGGATACATTACCGGAGGCGGATGGAGACAATATGAGAAAAGCGGAGAAGTGAACGGTATCAAACTGCCGGAAGGACTTCGCAAAAACGCCAAGCTCGAAAGCCCCATTTTCACCCCGGCAGCCAAAAATGATGTAGGTCATGACGAAGATATCCCGATGGATCGCATGAAAGAACTGGTGGGAGATGAGCTTGCAATCGAGCTTCAGGAAAAAAGCCTGCGTCTGTACGAATTCGCCAGGGATTACTGCGATCAGCGTGGCATTATCCTCGCAGACTGCAAATTCGAGTTCGGCATTGTGGATGGCAAGGTCATCCTGATCGACGAAATCTTCACCCCGGATGCATCACGCTTCTGGGCCAAAGAAAATTACGCACTCGACATCGAGATCGACAGCATGGACAAGGAGCCGGTGCGTACCTATCTGGCAGGAACCGATTGGGACAAAAACAGTAAGCCTGATCCACTGCCACAAGCGGTGGTAGAGGCAACAACGGCAAGATACGTCGATATTTATAACCGTTTAACGGAAAAGTAA